From the genome of Candidatus Eisenbacteria bacterium:
AGCTGCGCCGCCGTCTTCTCACCCACGCCGGGCACGCCCGGGACGTTGTCGGACGCGTCCCCCATGAGCGCGAGCAGATCCACCATCTGGCGCGGCTCGACGCCGTAGCGCTCGCGGACGCCGGCCGGATCGATCGACACGAGCTCGCCCACGCGGCCCTGCGGGCTCAGCACCCACACGCGGTCCGAGACGAGCTGGAAGAAGTCCTTGTCCCCGGTCAGGATCACGGACGTGGCGCCGTCGCGCTCCGCCTCGACGGCCAGGCTTCCGATGAGATCGTCCGCCTCCACGCCGTCCTGCTCCACGATCGGGATTCCGAGGAGGCGGATCACCTCCCGCGCGCGCGGGAGCTGGGAGATCATGTCCCCGGGCACCGGCGGACGATGCGCCTTGTACTCGGGAAACACGCGGTGCCGGAACGTGGGGGCGGACGTGTCGAAGACGATCGCGACCTTGTCCGGGCGCCGCGCCGCGAGGATCGGGAGGAGCGTCTGGATGATTCCGTACGAGATGCTCGTCGCCTCTCCCTTCTTCGTCCGGAGCGGATTCCGGATGAACGCGTAGTAGCAGCGGTAGAAGAGGGCGGAGCCGTCGACCAGGAGAAGGCGCTTCGCCGCGCCGCCGTGATCGACCCCGCCATGATCCGGGCCGCCGGCGCTGGCCGCGCTACGTTCCGTAGAGGCCATGACGTCGAATGTAGGAGAGAACCGGGTCGGGCACCCAGTACCGGACGGATCTTCCCGCGCGAAGGCGGCGCCGGATCTCGGTCGAGGAGATGTCGATCCGCGGAGGGTCGAGCGTCACGATGCGGCGCTTCCACGCGGCGCGCAGCCGGGAACGGCGTCGCGGTTGCGTCCCGTTCCCCCGCGGAACGACGGCGAGCCGGGACAGGCGCACGATGCGATCCGGATCGCGCCACGTGTGGAACTCCGCGAGGCTGTCCTCCCCCAGGATGAAGGTGAGGGAGGTTCCCTTCCGCGCCATGGTTTCCAGGGTGTCGGCCGTGAACGAGACGCCCCCTCGTTCGCCCTCGATCGTGGAGACCGTCAATCGGGAGTTCCCACGGATCGCGCTCCGGATCATCGCGCAGCGGTGCGCGAACGCCGCCAGCGCGCGGCCGGGCTTGTGCGCGGGAAGCGCCGCCGGGACGAAGGCCACCTCGTCGAGGCGGAGCCGGTCCGCGGCGTACTCGGCCATGATCAAGTGGCCCGCGTGAACCGGATCGAAGGAGCCGCCGAAGACGCCGACGCGCCGCACGGAGCTCAATCCCGTCTCTCGAGCTCCTGAAGCCGCCGGAGCGCCTTGCGCTTCGTCTCCGCGGTCGCGGGACAGCTCTCGACCGCGCGGAGCGTGTCGGCCGCGGCCTTCCGATCCCCGAGCTTCTCGAGCACCTGGGACAGGTACAGTCTCGCCTCGCACGCCCAGCGCGAGTCGGGGTGCTCGGAGATCGCGCGCTCGAGGTAGTGCGTCGCCGCGTCGTACTGCTTGAGCTTGATGTAGAGCCGTCCGTTCCGCACGCGCTTCTCGGCGAGACGGTCGTTCAGGAACTCGAGCCTCTTCCGGGCCTCGCCCGCCTTCGGATGCTCCGGATAGAGCTGGATGAAGTCCCGGTACCGGGAGAGCGCGCGGAGGGTCTCGGTCTGGTCGAGCGCCGCCTGCCTCGACTGGAGATCGTCCGTCCGGGCGAGCTGGTACAGCGCGTCCGGGTGATACGGAGACGTCGGGAAGTCCCGCGTGAGCCGGTCGTACTGGGCCGCCGCCAGCACGTAGTCCTTGATCCGGAAGTAGGACTCGCCCAGATAGAAGAGCGCGTCGTCCGTGTTCTCGGTGCCGGGATACTGCTCCACGTACGCCTTGAGGTCCGCGATGGCGTCGACCCAGTCCTCGCGTTCGAATGCCTGCTTCCCGCGCTCGTACGACGCGACGCCGCCGACGCCGACCTCCTGCAGCGGCCCGCCGCACCCGGCGCCGAGAAGGATCGTGGCGAGGAGCCCGAGGATTCCGAGGCGCCGCGCGGCGCGGCGCGTCATCGAGATCGCGGCTCCCCGGCAGCCTCTTCCTCGCGATCCAGCATCCTCAGGTAGGACCGGGCCCGGACCTCGTCCCGGTTCTCGAGGAGGCATCGCTCCCACTCCTCCCGCGCCCTCGCCCGCCGTCCCGACTTCCAGAGCACGACGCCCAGGGTGACGCGCGCGTCCACGTACCGCTCGTTCTGCGCCAGCGCCTCGAGGAGGACCGTCTCCGCGTCCTGGTCGAGCCCCATCTCGGCGTAGACGGAGCCGAGCTTGTTCTTGATGTCCAGGAACTGCGGCGCGGCGCGCAGCGCCTTGCGGTACTCCTGCGAGGCGTCGACCAGGAGCCCGAGGTTCCGGTACGTGTCGCCCAGGAGGGTGTGGGACTCGGCGAGGTGCGCGCGCACCTCGGGGGTGAGATTCTCGTGGTCGGGGTCGCGGGGGCGCTCCATGTGGAACTCCTGGAGCGCCTCGTCGTAGCGACCGAGATCGTTCAGGACGATCGCGAGGTTGAGCCGCGCCTCGACGTAGTTGGGATTCAGGTGGAGCGCGCGGCGAAACTCGTCCACCGCCAGCTCCCGCTCGCCGCTCATGCTGAGCGCGAGCCCGAGCTGCTGATGCAGGTCGGGAAAGCCCGGATTCAGCCGGATGGCCTCGCGGATCTCGCGGATCGCGTCCGGATACTGGCCGCGCTCGAAGAAGTCTCGGGCCAGCACCATGTGCTGCCTCGTCGCCACGCTCATGGCGATCCTCCCTGGATTCACGTCGCCGTCTCCGTCAGTTCCGGTTGGAGTAGAAGAGAACCACCAAACCCGCCACGACGCCGACCACGATCAAGGGTTCGAGCCACCGCGTGCCGCCCTTGGGGACCGGCGGGTTGAGCCGCCCCGATCCGCTCGCGGCATAGGCCACGTCGCCTTTGCGCACCTCGTCCGTGAGACTCCGCGACGCGGAGCGCGTCCAGAACACCTCGCCTGTCGCGGGATCGAGAAGGGTCGCCGCGGCGCGCATGGCCGAGAGCCGCTCGTACCCCTTCGTGCCGAAGGGGAACTTGCCGAGGCGCCGGACGTAGCTCACGGCCGAGCCGTCGACCTGGACCTGGAGCTGCACGGTCCCCGGAGCGCGGAGCGGATCGCGAGCCGGCGCCGGCGCGGCGCTCGACGGTGCGGGGCTCGGCGGCGCGGCCTTCGCCATGAAGTCCTCGGGTTGCGGCACGCTGTCGGGCGCGATCGTGCCGGGGGAGCCGAACGTTCCGGTGCTCGGTGCGCCGAGCGCCCCGCTCAGACCGCCGTACGCCGTCCCCGGGCTCGAGGCACCCGTCCCGCTGGGGACGGGGGCTCCGTTCATGCCGTAGGCCGAGAGCCGGACGACCGCGCCGCGGCCGCGAAGCCGCTCCACGAGACGATGGGTGAGGAGCCCGAGCGTGTCGCCCGGGACCGGAGTCGCGATCACGATGGGTCTTCCTTCCGGAAGCTCGGCGCCCGCGAGGAGATCGGAGGCGACGAGAACCGCGACGGAGTCGAGCGCCATGCCGTGCGTCGGCGGCCGTTCGGCTGCGATCGAGGCGCCGCCCTGGACCATGGTGACCACGCCGATCGCGAGACTCGCGATCACGCCACGTGCCGCATTCCTCACCCCATCACCTCCGCTTCGAGATCGTAGTGACGGGCTCCCGTCACGCGAACACGCATCCGCTGCCCCGCGGCGGGAGGCGGCGTCCCGGCACGGGCTCGCACCCGGGTGACGCCGTCCACCTCGTATCCCTGCTGCTCCACGCGTCCCACGTGCCAGGTCCCGCGCCCGGACGCAGGCGTGTCGACGCGAACGTCGACCTCCCGTCCGATCCACCGGGACCAGAGACGCGCGGCCGACTCGCGCTGCGCGGCGAGGAGACGGCGGCGCCGCTCGAGCTTCACCCGCTCGGGCACCTGTTCCTTCATGCGAGCCGCGGGAGTTCCCTCCTCGCGCGAGTAGGCGAAGCAGCCCACGTGATCGAGGTTGCCGCGCTCCACGGTGCGGAGCAGCGCCTCGAAGTCCTCCTCGGTCTCTCCCGGGAATCCGACGATGAAGTGGGTCCGGATGGCCACTTCCGGAAGCCGCTCGCGGAGCGCGTCGAGGAGTCGCGCCTGCTCGTCGGCCCGTACCTCCCGGCGCATGCGCCGGAGCATGGGATCGGTGACGTGCTGGAGCGGGATGTCGACGTAGCGGCACACTTCCGGTACCTCTTCGAACACCCGGATCAGCGCTTCGCTCCAGGTCTTCGGGTGGGTGTAGTGGACCCGCACCCACTCGATTCCCGGAACCCCGGCCAGGGCGCGGAGGAGCTCCGGAAGGCGCGCCTCGCCGTAGCGGTCCTCGCCGTAGGACGTGGAGTCCTGGGCGATGAGGAGGAGCTCGCGCACCCCGGAGTCCGCCAGCTTCCTCGCTTCCTCCACCACGGACTCGAAGGAGCGGCTCCTGAGATCGCCCCGGAGCTGCGGGATGATGCAGAACGTGCACCGGAAGTCGCATCCGTCCGCGATCCGGAGATAGGCGAGATGGCGCGGGGTCGAGACCGCGCGGTGCGGCGCCAGGTCGACGGCGGTGCCCGCCGGGCCGACCTCGAGGATCGACGTGCCGCCCTTGCGCACGCGGTTCGCCACGCGCGCGATCGCGTCCACCTGGCCGGTGCCCACCACCGCGTCGACCTCGGGGATCTCGCGCAGGAGCTCCGCCTGGAACCGCTGCGCGAGGCATCCCGCCACCACGAGCCCCTTCAGGGATCCCTCGCGCTTTCGCGCCGCGAGCTCGAGGATGCGGTCGATCGACTCCTTCTTGGACGGGCCGATGAACGCGCACGTGTTCACGACCGCGACCTCCGCCTCGTCCACGTCCGCCGTCGTCACGAATCCGCCGTGGCTCAGGAGCCCGGCCATGATCTCCGAGTCGACGAGGTTCTTCGCGCACCCGAGCGTGACCAGCGCGACGCGCGCCGGCCGCGCGTCCTCGCGACGCCCCGGGGACGGCACGAGCTCGATCGGACGGATCACGCTCCGCTCTCCACGCCGGACGAGCGCGACCGGCGCTCTCCGAGGTCGTGCTCGGTCACGAGCACCTCGCGCCCCTTCGCGCCTTCGGACGGGCCCACGATGCCGCGCTCCTCGAGGAGATCGAGGAGCCGCGCGGCGCGCGAGTACCCGACCTTGAGGCGGCGCTGGAGCATCGAGGTCGAGGCCTGCTGGTGCAACACGACCAGCCTCATCGCCTCCTCGTAGAGATCGTCCTCCGTCCCGTCCCCCGCGTCGAGGGACGCGGTCTGCTCGAGGAGCGACTCGTCCGTCGTCTGCGGCTGCCCCTGAGATCTCAGGAACGTGACCACCCGCTCGATCTCCTCGCTCGACACGTAGGAGCCGTGGATGCGGTAGGGCTCCGGCTTTCCGGCCGGCAGGTAGAGGCTGTCGCCATGGCCGAGGAGGCTCTCGGCCCCGTTCATGTCGAGGATCACGCGCGAGTCGGTACGGCTCGCGACCTGGAACGCGATCCGCGACGGGAAGTTCGCCTTGATCACGCCCGTGATCACGTCCACGGACGGGCGCTGTGTCGCGAGGATCAGGTGAATGCCCACGGCGCGCGCCATCTGCGCGAGCCGCCCGATCGGCTCCTCGATCTCCGCGGGCAGGAGCGCCATGAGGTCGGCCAGCTCGTCGACGACCACCACGAGATACGGGATCCTCGCGTCCTCGTTCGTGGCGGGGTCGAGCCCGATCCGATTGTAGGCCTCGATGTTCCGCGCGCCGTGCTTGGCGAGCACCTGGTAGCGCCGCTCCATCTCCTTCACGCAGTAGCGGAGCGCCTGGGCCGCCTTCTTGGGCTCGGTGACGACCGGCATCCGCAGATGCGGAATCCCGTTGTAGGGCGTGAGCTCGAGCATCTTGGGATCGATGAAGATGAACCGGAGCTCGGACGGCGTGCGCTTCAAGAGCAGGCTCATGATGAGCGCGTTGATGCAGACGCTCTTCCCCGAGCCCGTCGCGCCGGCGATGAGGACGTGCGGCATCTTCTCGAGCGAGGCCGTGAACGGCGCGCCCGCGACGTCCTTCCCCAGCGCGAAGGGGAGCGCGTCCTTCGTGTCGCGGAACGGCGAGGCCGCCACGATCTCGCGCAGGGAGACGAGCGCCTTCACGCGGTTCGGGATCTCGATCCCCACCGCGGCCTTTCCCGGAATCGGAGCCACGATGCGGATCCGCTGTGCGCGCAGCGCGAGCGCGAGGTCGTCCTGGCGGTTCAGGATCTGGTTCACCTTGATGCCCGGCGCGGGCTCGTACTCGAAGAGCGTGATGACGGGACCGGGATGGACCTCGGAGACCTTCCCGGCCACGCCGAAGTCCGCGAGCGTGCGCTCGAGGACGCGCGACAGCTCGAGGAGCTCCGCCTCCTCGATCACGACCTGCTTCGTCTCGTGCCGGTCCAGGAGGTCGATCGGAGGGAGCGCGGCTTCGGGCGCCGCCGCCGGTCCGAGCGCGAGCGAGGCCTCGGGAGGCGGCTCGGATCCGCGCTTGTCGCGCGAGCCCGGGGTCCCTGTCGCGGCGGCCGCCGCGGACGCCGCCTTCACCGCCCCCGGCAGTCCGGCGGGAGCGTCCGCCCCGCGCGCGGAAGGCGGCGGGAACGGGATCGCGAGAGGCTCGGGCCTGGACTCGTTCTCGCCGCGACCCACGATGCGCGGCCTCGACTCCTTGGGAGCGGGCTTCGGGGGCGCGAACGCGCGCTCGAGGTCGGCCTCCTCGTCGGCGGGAGCGAGGCGCGCGCGCTTCGCGCGCGCGGCGGCCGAGGGCTCCGCCGGTGACGCCGCCTCCGGCGCGGTCTCCGCGTCGCCCGAGGCCTGCGCGGCGCGCCGCTTCTTCTTCCCTTCACCGGGGGCGAGGCGCGCGAGCGAGGCCGCGAGGAGCTGGCGGAGCGTGGACGCGGTTCCGAGCTCGAACGCGATCACGCACAGGATGACGAGGGCGGTTCCGAGAACGAGCTCGCCTCCGATCGTTCCGAGGAAGCGCGCCGTGAACCGGCCGATTCCCGCGCCGACCGCTCCCACCCAGGCGCGGTTCTCCCCCGCGAGGAGGTAGAGGAGCCCGGAGCCGGCGAGGAACGCGGCCGCGGCGAGACCGGTGCGGAGCCAGAGGTCGCCCGCGGGGCGGAGCCGCAGGCGGTTCCATCCCCACGCGAGCAGCGCGATCGGGACGATCCAGACGCCCACCGCGCCGAGCGCGGACACGAGCCCGGCCGCCGACAGGGCGCCGAGCACACCCGCCTGGTTCCGGACGGCCCCGGTCCCGACGAGATCCGCGGCGGTGTCGCGCGGGTCCCTCGTGACCAGGGCCAGGAGGAGGAACAGGGCGAGCGAGAGAAAGCAGAGCCCCAGGATCTGGTACTTGCGCCGGACGGACACCCGGCCCAGAAGCCACATGGGCAACCTTGGCGACCTCTCCCTAGGTCCCGTGCTGCCAGGAAGCCAGATAGGCGCTCTGCTCCGGCGTCAAGGCGTCGATCGTGACCTTGAGCGCCGCGAGCTTGAGCCGCGCGATCTCCTCGTCCAGGGCCTTCGGAATCGGATACACGGTCGGCTTGAGCTCCTTGGCGTGCGCGAGCAGGTGCTCGATGCCGAGCGCCTGGTTCGCGAAGCTCATGTCCATGACCGAGGCCGGGTGCCCCTCGGCGGCGGCGAGGTTGATGAGACGGCCCTCGCCGAGGACGAAGATCCGCTTCCCTCCGTCGAGCACGTACTCCTGGACGAAGGGACGGACCTCGCGGACCGACTTCGCTTCCTTCTGGAGCGTCTCGAGATCCAGCTCGACGTTGAAGTGTCCCGAGTTCGCCACGATCGCGCCGTCCTTCATGGCGCGGAAGTGCTCCATGCGGAGCACGTTGATGTTCCCGGTCACGGTCACGAACACGTCGCCCGTCTTCGCGGCCTCGTGCCCCGTGGTCACCTCATAGCCGTCCATCACCGCCTCGAGCGCCGGGAGCGGATCGATCTCGGTGACCAGCACCTGCGCGCCCATGCCGCGCGCGCGGCTCGCGATGCCGCGCCCGCACCAGCCGTAGCCGAGCACGACGAACCGCGATCCCGCGAGGAGCTTGTTCGTGGCGCGCAGGATTCCGTCGATGGTGCTCTGGCCCGTGCCGTAGCGGTTGTCGAAGAAGTGCTTCGTCTTCGCGTCGTTCACGGCGAGGACCGGGAAGCGGAGCGCGCCCTCGTTGGACATGCTGCGCAGGCGGATCACGCCGGTCGTGGTCTCCTCGGTTCCGGCGATCACCTGCTTCGCCTGGTCGGGGCGCTTCGTGTGGAGCACCGTGACGAGGTCGCAGCCGTCGTCCATGGTGAACTCGGGCTTCACGTCCAGCACGGCGTCGATGTGCTTGTAGTACGTGTCCGGGTCCTCGCCCTTGATCGCGAACGTGGCGATCTTGTAGCGGTGCGCGAGCGCCGCCGCGACGTCGTCCTGCGTCGAGAGCGGGTTCGAGGCGCAGAGCGCGATCTCGGCGCCGCCGGCCTGGAGCGTCAGCATGAGATTCGCGGTCTCGGTCGTCACGTGGAGGCACGCGGCGATCCGCTTCCCCCGAAGGGGCTTCTCCTTCTCGAACCGGGCCCGGACCTGCCGGAGCACGGGCATCTCGCGCTCGGCCCACTCGATCCGGTTCACGCCCGCGTCCGCGAGCTTGGGGTCGCGAACGTGCCCGGCGGGGCTCATGGCTTCCACGGCAATCTCAGGCGTCACGCTTCAACTCCTCCACGCGGTCGAGGAGCTCCCACCGGAAGCCCTCGTTCTCGCGACCGAAGTGTCCATAGGCGGCCGTCTTCTTGTAGATCGGCTTGCGGAGATCCAGGGATTCGATGATCGCGTCGGGCCGCAGGTCGAAGTGCTTCCGGACCAGCTCGGAGAGACGCGTGTCCGCGACCTTCCCGGTCCCGTGCGAGTCCACCATCACGGAGACGGGCTGCTCCACGCCGATCGCGTAGGCGACCTGGACCGTGCAGCGGTCCGCGAGGCCCGCGCCCACGACGTTCTTCGCGACGTGGCGCGCGGCGTAGCATGCCGAGCGGTCCACCTTCGACGGATCCTTGCCGCTGAAGGCGCCCCCGCCGTGCGGCGCGGAGCCGCCGTAGCTGTCCACGATGATCTTCCGGCCCGTGAGGCCCGTGTCGGCACGCGGACCGCCGATCACGAAGCGGCCGGTGGGATTGATGTGGAACGTCGGCTCGCCGTGGATCAGCTCCCGGGGAAGGACCGGCATGATGAGATCGCGGACGAGACGTTCCTGGAAGCTCTTGAACTCGGCATCCCCCATCGCGACGTGCTGCGTCGAGAGGACCACCGTGTCGATGCGCTTCGGAACGCCGGCCTCGTACTCGACCGTGACCTGCGACTTCCCGTCCGGCCGGAGCTCGGGGAACTTCCCCGACCGCCGGGCGTCGGCGAGCGCCTTCGTGAGGCGGTGCGCGAGCTGGATCGGGAGCGGCATGAGCTCCGGGGTCTCCCGCACGGCGTAGCCGAACATGAGGCCCTGGTCGCCGGCGCCCTTCCGGTCAACGCCCATGGCGATGTCCCGGGACTGCTCGTCGATCGAGGTGAGGACGGCGCAGGTCTCGTAGTCGAACCCGTTCACGGGGTCCGTGTAGCCGATTCCCTTGATCGTGTCGCGGACGACCCGCTGAATATCCACGTACACGGCCGTCGTGATCTCGCCGGAGACGAACGCGAGCCCCGTGGTCACGAGGGTCTCGGCGGCGACGCGTCCGAGCGGATCCTCCGCCAGGATCGCGTCCAGGATCGCGTCCGAGATCTGGTCCGCGACCTTGTCCGGATGGCCTTCCGTGACCGACTCCGAGGTGAACAGGAACGAGTGCCGCGTCGCGGGCGTCTGCCTCGAGGCGGGCATGGGGCGTGTTGCTTCCAGCGTCATGTGATCTCGACCTCCGAGGAATCCCCGATGTTGATACGTGGCGCGGCGCCCCGCACCGACGCGTTCTCGCCGACCACCGACCGGTCGAGGAGAATGCCTTCGACGACGGCGCCCTGGTTGATGATCGAATTCTGGATCACGGAACGCCGGACGCGCGCGCCGGGCCCGATGGACGCGTGCGGGCCGATCACGGAGTGGAGAACGTCCGCGCTCTCGTCGACGGCGACGGGAGGCAGGAGCAGGACTCCCGGCCGCGACACCGGCTCCGCGAACCGGTCCAGGAGCTCGCGGTTCGTCTGGAGCAGGGTCTCGGTCTTCCCGCAGTCGTACCACGCGTCCACGGGAAAGGGATGGAGCGTCTCCCCCCACTCGATCATGCGCTGGAGCGCGTCCGTCAGCTGGATCTCCCCTTTCGTCCGCTTCCCCTCGCGTTCGACCGCCTCGAGCGCGCGAAAGAGGACCGGCGCGTTCTCGAGGTAGTAGACGCCCACCACCGCCAGGTTCGACTTCGGCCGCTCGGGCTTCTCCTCGAGCGACGTGACGCGGCCGTCCTGGACGATGGCCACGCCGAAGCGCCGCGGATCCTCCACCTCGCGAACGCCCAGCATCGAGCCCCCGGACGTGAGCCCCTCGAAGTCCACGATCGCGATCGTGTCCCCCAGCACGATGAGGGCGGGCGCGGTCCCGACGGCATCCCGCGCCTGAGCCACCGCGTGCCCGAGACCCTTGGGCTCCGCCTGGATCACGAACTCGACCGGGCCGCCGCGCTTCTCGGC
Proteins encoded in this window:
- a CDS encoding 5'-3' exonuclease H3TH domain-containing protein → MASTERSAASAGGPDHGGVDHGGAAKRLLLVDGSALFYRCYYAFIRNPLRTKKGEATSISYGIIQTLLPILAARRPDKVAIVFDTSAPTFRHRVFPEYKAHRPPVPGDMISQLPRAREVIRLLGIPIVEQDGVEADDLIGSLAVEAERDGATSVILTGDKDFFQLVSDRVWVLSPQGRVGELVSIDPAGVRERYGVEPRQMVDLLALMGDASDNVPGVPGVGEKTAAQL
- the nadD gene encoding nicotinate-nucleotide adenylyltransferase, encoding MRRVGVFGGSFDPVHAGHLIMAEYAADRLRLDEVAFVPAALPAHKPGRALAAFAHRCAMIRSAIRGNSRLTVSTIEGERGGVSFTADTLETMARKGTSLTFILGEDSLAEFHTWRDPDRIVRLSRLAVVPRGNGTQPRRRSRLRAAWKRRIVTLDPPRIDISSTEIRRRLRAGRSVRYWVPDPVLSYIRRHGLYGT
- the bamD gene encoding outer membrane protein assembly factor BamD, with the protein product MTRRAARRLGILGLLATILLGAGCGGPLQEVGVGGVASYERGKQAFEREDWVDAIADLKAYVEQYPGTENTDDALFYLGESYFRIKDYVLAAAQYDRLTRDFPTSPYHPDALYQLARTDDLQSRQAALDQTETLRALSRYRDFIQLYPEHPKAGEARKRLEFLNDRLAEKRVRNGRLYIKLKQYDAATHYLERAISEHPDSRWACEARLYLSQVLEKLGDRKAAADTLRAVESCPATAETKRKALRRLQELERRD
- a CDS encoding tetratricopeptide repeat protein, translated to MSVATRQHMVLARDFFERGQYPDAIREIREAIRLNPGFPDLHQQLGLALSMSGERELAVDEFRRALHLNPNYVEARLNLAIVLNDLGRYDEALQEFHMERPRDPDHENLTPEVRAHLAESHTLLGDTYRNLGLLVDASQEYRKALRAAPQFLDIKNKLGSVYAEMGLDQDAETVLLEALAQNERYVDARVTLGVVLWKSGRRARAREEWERCLLENRDEVRARSYLRMLDREEEAAGEPRSR
- the rimO gene encoding 30S ribosomal protein S12 methylthiotransferase RimO, coding for MIRPIELVPSPGRREDARPARVALVTLGCAKNLVDSEIMAGLLSHGGFVTTADVDEAEVAVVNTCAFIGPSKKESIDRILELAARKREGSLKGLVVAGCLAQRFQAELLREIPEVDAVVGTGQVDAIARVANRVRKGGTSILEVGPAGTAVDLAPHRAVSTPRHLAYLRIADGCDFRCTFCIIPQLRGDLRSRSFESVVEEARKLADSGVRELLLIAQDSTSYGEDRYGEARLPELLRALAGVPGIEWVRVHYTHPKTWSEALIRVFEEVPEVCRYVDIPLQHVTDPMLRRMRREVRADEQARLLDALRERLPEVAIRTHFIVGFPGETEEDFEALLRTVERGNLDHVGCFAYSREEGTPAARMKEQVPERVKLERRRRLLAAQRESAARLWSRWIGREVDVRVDTPASGRGTWHVGRVEQQGYEVDGVTRVRARAGTPPPAAGQRMRVRVTGARHYDLEAEVMG
- a CDS encoding DNA translocase FtsK 4TM domain-containing protein, which produces MWLLGRVSVRRKYQILGLCFLSLALFLLLALVTRDPRDTAADLVGTGAVRNQAGVLGALSAAGLVSALGAVGVWIVPIALLAWGWNRLRLRPAGDLWLRTGLAAAAFLAGSGLLYLLAGENRAWVGAVGAGIGRFTARFLGTIGGELVLGTALVILCVIAFELGTASTLRQLLAASLARLAPGEGKKKRRAAQASGDAETAPEAASPAEPSAAARAKRARLAPADEEADLERAFAPPKPAPKESRPRIVGRGENESRPEPLAIPFPPPSARGADAPAGLPGAVKAASAAAAATGTPGSRDKRGSEPPPEASLALGPAAAPEAALPPIDLLDRHETKQVVIEEAELLELSRVLERTLADFGVAGKVSEVHPGPVITLFEYEPAPGIKVNQILNRQDDLALALRAQRIRIVAPIPGKAAVGIEIPNRVKALVSLREIVAASPFRDTKDALPFALGKDVAGAPFTASLEKMPHVLIAGATGSGKSVCINALIMSLLLKRTPSELRFIFIDPKMLELTPYNGIPHLRMPVVTEPKKAAQALRYCVKEMERRYQVLAKHGARNIEAYNRIGLDPATNEDARIPYLVVVVDELADLMALLPAEIEEPIGRLAQMARAVGIHLILATQRPSVDVITGVIKANFPSRIAFQVASRTDSRVILDMNGAESLLGHGDSLYLPAGKPEPYRIHGSYVSSEEIERVVTFLRSQGQPQTTDESLLEQTASLDAGDGTEDDLYEEAMRLVVLHQQASTSMLQRRLKVGYSRAARLLDLLEERGIVGPSEGAKGREVLVTEHDLGERRSRSSGVESGA
- the ahcY gene encoding adenosylhomocysteinase; translated protein: MSPAGHVRDPKLADAGVNRIEWAEREMPVLRQVRARFEKEKPLRGKRIAACLHVTTETANLMLTLQAGGAEIALCASNPLSTQDDVAAALAHRYKIATFAIKGEDPDTYYKHIDAVLDVKPEFTMDDGCDLVTVLHTKRPDQAKQVIAGTEETTTGVIRLRSMSNEGALRFPVLAVNDAKTKHFFDNRYGTGQSTIDGILRATNKLLAGSRFVVLGYGWCGRGIASRARGMGAQVLVTEIDPLPALEAVMDGYEVTTGHEAAKTGDVFVTVTGNINVLRMEHFRAMKDGAIVANSGHFNVELDLETLQKEAKSVREVRPFVQEYVLDGGKRIFVLGEGRLINLAAAEGHPASVMDMSFANQALGIEHLLAHAKELKPTVYPIPKALDEEIARLKLAALKVTIDALTPEQSAYLASWQHGT
- the metK gene encoding methionine adenosyltransferase, with amino-acid sequence MPASRQTPATRHSFLFTSESVTEGHPDKVADQISDAILDAILAEDPLGRVAAETLVTTGLAFVSGEITTAVYVDIQRVVRDTIKGIGYTDPVNGFDYETCAVLTSIDEQSRDIAMGVDRKGAGDQGLMFGYAVRETPELMPLPIQLAHRLTKALADARRSGKFPELRPDGKSQVTVEYEAGVPKRIDTVVLSTQHVAMGDAEFKSFQERLVRDLIMPVLPRELIHGEPTFHINPTGRFVIGGPRADTGLTGRKIIVDSYGGSAPHGGGAFSGKDPSKVDRSACYAARHVAKNVVGAGLADRCTVQVAYAIGVEQPVSVMVDSHGTGKVADTRLSELVRKHFDLRPDAIIESLDLRKPIYKKTAAYGHFGRENEGFRWELLDRVEELKRDA
- a CDS encoding sugar phosphate nucleotidyltransferase codes for the protein MRPVAVIPVAGAGTRLRPHTYSTPKALLEVAGKPMLGHILDGVAKANPERVVLVIAPGPQGERIRQYAEKRGGPVEFVIQAEPKGLGHAVAQARDAVGTAPALIVLGDTIAIVDFEGLTSGGSMLGVREVEDPRRFGVAIVQDGRVTSLEEKPERPKSNLAVVGVYYLENAPVLFRALEAVEREGKRTKGEIQLTDALQRMIEWGETLHPFPVDAWYDCGKTETLLQTNRELLDRFAEPVSRPGVLLLPPVAVDESADVLHSVIGPHASIGPGARVRRSVIQNSIINQGAVVEGILLDRSVVGENASVRGAAPRINIGDSSEVEIT